The Trinickia caryophylli genomic sequence TGCCGCATCGCCCCTCGATCGGAGGGTGTCCATTCGATGCCCCGATGTCCCCTTTTAGCGGCTCGCGTGTCCTACCTGAATAACCGCACCGCTATTTCGACAAAGGAGCCACCGATGACCCGACGGCCATTCCGCCGGACGCCAGCCGCCGCACGCGGCTTAACCCTGCCTCTGCGCGTTGCCCCACGGCCGGCCGTGCTCGCGCTCGCCTGCCTCGGCGCGGGCTTCGCATTGACGGCGGCCGCGCCGGCAAACGTCGGTGCCGCCGAGGCCTCGGCCAACTCGGCGCCGGCGACGATCCGGCCAACGTTCAAAATCCCCGCCGGCCCCTTGGGCCGCGCGCTGGCCGAATTCGCGAGCCAGGCCGGCGTCAGCGTCCAGATGGACCCGCGTCTCGTCGATGGTCTGACAAGCCCCGGCCTTGACGGCCGCTTCACCGTCCACGAAGGCTTCGCGGCCTTGAGCGCGGGCACGCCAGTGGAAGCAATAGAGACGGCGAACGGCGTCTACCTCGTGCGCGCGCGGCCCACCTCCGGCCCCGTATCCGTGCAGCCAGCCCGGCAATTGCCCACCGTGCACGTAACGGCCGGCGCGGGCGCGGACGACGAAACGGATGGCTATGTCGCGTATTCGAGCACGACGGCGACGAAGAGCGACACGCCCATCGTCGACACGCCTCAGTCGATCTCGGTCATCACGCGCCAGCAGATGACCGAACAAAACGCGCAGACCCTGAATGCCGCCGTGCGTTACACATCCGGGGTGACGGCCGAATCGCGCGGCGGCCTCGCCACGCGCTATGACCTGCTGAAAGTACGCGGTTTCGACGCGGACACTTATTGGAACGGTCTCAAGCTGCTCGGCAACGGCATGTATTCGGTTCCGCAGCTCGATCCTTACCTGATGGAACGAGTCGACGTTCTCAAGGGACCGGTTTCGGTGTTATACGGCCAGGCATCCGCGGGCGGGGTCATCGACCAGCAAAGCAAACAGCCCTCGCAAAAGCCGCTGCACGAAGTGGGCGTCGAGTTCGGAAACTACGGCCACAAGCAGGCAACGTTCGACTTCTCGGGGCCGCTCGATGCCGGCGCGCATTACCTTTATCGATTCGCCGCGCTCGCGCGCAGCGAAGACGGGCAAGTCGCCACCACGCGCAACGAACGCATCGCGATCGCCCCGTCGTTCACGTGGCGCCCCGACAATACGACCGCCCTCACGCTGTTCGCGCTCTATCAGCGCGACCCGCGCAGCACGTCCTACGGCAGCGTGCCGCCCGAGGGCTCCGTGCTCTTCAATCCTTATGGGAAGCTGCCGTCGGACTTCTACGACGGCGACACCGCCTTCGAACGGTTCAGCCGCACACAGGCGTCCGTGGGCTACCAGTTCGAGCACAGGCTGAATCCCGCTTGGACCGTACGCTCGAACGGCCGCTATTTCCATATCAGCCAGGACTACGCAAGCGTCTATGGCAGCGGCCTCGAAAGCGACTATCGCACGCTCGACCGGTACTCGATCGCGTCGACCGACAGCATGAACACGGTCGAACTCGATAACCAGATCGAGGGAAAGTTCGCGACCGGCCCGCTCAGCCATACGGTGCTCGCAGGTTTCGATTATCAGCACATGGCGAGCTCGTACCTGCTCGGATACGGCTCGGCACCCACGCTCGACATCTTCGCGCCCGACTATTCGGCGGCAATCGCCGATCCGGCTCGCACGCTCACTCGTGTGCGCAGCAATCAATACGGCGTCTACGCACAAGACCAGATCCGCTTCGGCCGTTTCGTGTTCACGCTCAGCGGCCGCGAGGACTGGATGAACACTTCCACGCGCAACGTCGACAACGCGACACAAACGAGCCAGTCCGCGCGGGCGTTCACCAAGCGCGCGGGCCTCACGTATCGGTTCGACAACGGCATCGCCCCTTATGCGAGCTATACCGAATCGTTCTCGCCGCAGTCGGGCACCGATGCGGCCGGCAGGCCTTTCGACCCGGAGCGCGCACGGCAGTACGAAGTGGGCATCAAGTATCAGCCGGCCAATTGGGATGCGCTGTTTACGGTTGCCTGGTTCGACCTCACGCGCCGCAATCTGCTGACCGTCGATGCAAACAATCCGGGCTTTCAGACGGAAGCCGGCGAAGCCCGCTCGCGCGGCCTCGAACTCGAGGCAAAAGCGCGTCTCGGCGATGCGCTGGACGTGGCTGCCAGCTACACCTACCTCGACACGAAATACGTGAAGGACAGCAGCGGATTACAGGGCAAATACCTTTCGGCCGTGCCGCAGAACCAGGCGTCGCTCTGGGCGTACTACACGCAGCACCGCGGTGCGCTGGCGGGGCTTTCCGGCGGCATGGGCATACGCTACACGGGGCAGACGTACAGTTACGACAACAGCTACAAGCTCAGCAGCTTCGTGCTCCTCGATGCCACGCTGCGCTACGACCTCGGCCGGCTCTCGCCCTCGCTCAAAGGCAGCGAGGTGTACGTCAATGCGCAGAATCTGTTGAACCGGCGCTATGTCGCGTCTTGCAGCTATACGACCTGGTGCTGGTTCGGTTATGGGCGGCAGGTTTTCGCGGGTGCGAACTATCGGTGGTGAGCGTGGGGGGCTGCGAGGCCTCCTGCTCCCCGCGGTGGGTACGCCGAATACTCCAGGTAATCGCCTATTCTCGTCAGACGTAGGATGACGTACCTTACAGTTTCCATAAAACAACGGAGGAGACATGACACTCGGCTTTTCCCAGAGCGCACCCGCACGCTCGCGCCTCAAGCAGTGGACCCGCCTCGCCGCGGCGCTCGGCGCCATGGCCACGATCTGGTCGATGCCGGCCCACGCAAGCCGCACCTATGTTTACGTCTCCAACGCAGACAGCCAGGACATCTCCGCCTACGAACTCGACGAGGCTTCCGGTTCGCTCGCCCCCATCCAGACACTCCCCCTCGGCGGCACGGCCATGCCGATCGCTCGCTCGCCGAACCGCCCGCATCTTTATGTCGCACTGCGCTCGAAGCCGTACCGCGTCGTCACGCTTTTCGCGAATCCGCTCGACGGCCGGCTCACCGAAATCGGCTCCGCCGCGCTGCCCGAAAGCATGGCGTACATTTCGACCGATGCTTCCGGGCGCTATCTGTTCGGCGCGTCGTACGGCGGCAACATGCTCTCCGTGAACCGCATCGACGCAAGCGGAATCGCTGCCCAGACCTTCCAGACCGTGCCGACGGGCCCGATGGCTCACTCGATCCGCACCTCGCCCGACAACCGCTATGCCTTCGCGTCGGTACTCGGCGCCGATGCATGGCTGCGCCTGAAGCTCGACGCCGATGCCGGCACGCTCGCCAACGACGCACAGCCGGCCTACTCGCTGCCGCCAAAGTCGGGCCCGCGCCACTTCATCTTCTCGGGCGATGGCCGCTTCGTCTATCTGATCGACGAACTGGACGGAAAACTGCACGTGCTGTCCTTCGATAGCCGCACCGATCGCGCCAAGCCCATCCAGAGCGTCTCCATCCTGCCGCCCGACTTCGGCAGCGGCAAGCCGTGGGGGGCGGACGTCCACCAAAGCCTCGATGGCCGCTTCGTCTACGTATCCGAACGGACATCGAGCACGCTCACCGGCTACCGCGTCGATTCGCGCAAGGGCACGCTCGAACGCATCGGCACCTGGCCCACCGAAAAGCAGCCGCGCGGCTTCGGCATCGACCCGTCCGGCCATTACCTGCTCGCGGCCGGACAACTGAGCGACCACCTCTCGGTGTACCGCATCGACGCGAAAACGGGCACGCTCTCGGCCGTCGGACGCTACCCCACCGGTAAAAATCCGAACTGGGTCGAATCCGTCACGTTCGAGTAAGCACTCCCCGGTAGCTGGCTACGCGCGGCCGCCATGGTCAGTTGTCGGATGACCGCGCGAACCGCTAGCTATAATGAATAAATAATCGACCGTTCGCTGTCGCAAGAGGTACCCGATGTCAGCGCCGCCCCTTAACGCCGCTTCGCCGCGGCGCGCCCGCAATCTCGCGGAATTCGTCGTCAATCAGTTGGTCGAGCAGATCGAAGCGAGCGTGCTGAAGCCTGGCGACAAGCTGCCCACCGAATCGCAGCTGATGGAAAGCATGAACGTCAGCCGCACCGTGATTCGCGAGGCTATCTCACGCTTGCAGGCCGCGAAAGTCATCGAAACACGCCACGGCATCGGCAGCTTCGTGCTCGAGCCGGCCGCGAAAAGCGTCGGCTTCAACGTGGCGCCCGGCACGACGCTGCGCGACGTGCTTCACATCCTCGAGTTGCGCATCAGCCTCGAAACCGAATGCGCCGGGCTCGCCGCGCAGCGCGCCCAGCCCGATGACCTTGCGCGCATGCGCGCGGCGCTCGATACGCTCATCGCCACCCATAGCGACGAACCGGCGAGCGTCGAAGCCGATCTGCACTTCCACATCGCCGTGGCACAGGCCACGGGCAATCGTTATTTCGTCGACATCCTCACGCAGCTCGGCACCGCGCTGATCCCGCGCGAGCGGATAGACTCGGCTGGCATCGCACACGAAGATCCCGGCATCTATCTTTCGACCGTCAATGGCGAGCACGAGAGCATTTACGATGCGATCGCACGGCGCGATGCGGAAAGCGCGCGTGCCGCGATGCGCATGCATCTGTCGAACAGCCGG encodes the following:
- a CDS encoding TonB-dependent siderophore receptor, with amino-acid sequence MTRRPFRRTPAAARGLTLPLRVAPRPAVLALACLGAGFALTAAAPANVGAAEASANSAPATIRPTFKIPAGPLGRALAEFASQAGVSVQMDPRLVDGLTSPGLDGRFTVHEGFAALSAGTPVEAIETANGVYLVRARPTSGPVSVQPARQLPTVHVTAGAGADDETDGYVAYSSTTATKSDTPIVDTPQSISVITRQQMTEQNAQTLNAAVRYTSGVTAESRGGLATRYDLLKVRGFDADTYWNGLKLLGNGMYSVPQLDPYLMERVDVLKGPVSVLYGQASAGGVIDQQSKQPSQKPLHEVGVEFGNYGHKQATFDFSGPLDAGAHYLYRFAALARSEDGQVATTRNERIAIAPSFTWRPDNTTALTLFALYQRDPRSTSYGSVPPEGSVLFNPYGKLPSDFYDGDTAFERFSRTQASVGYQFEHRLNPAWTVRSNGRYFHISQDYASVYGSGLESDYRTLDRYSIASTDSMNTVELDNQIEGKFATGPLSHTVLAGFDYQHMASSYLLGYGSAPTLDIFAPDYSAAIADPARTLTRVRSNQYGVYAQDQIRFGRFVFTLSGREDWMNTSTRNVDNATQTSQSARAFTKRAGLTYRFDNGIAPYASYTESFSPQSGTDAAGRPFDPERARQYEVGIKYQPANWDALFTVAWFDLTRRNLLTVDANNPGFQTEAGEARSRGLELEAKARLGDALDVAASYTYLDTKYVKDSSGLQGKYLSAVPQNQASLWAYYTQHRGALAGLSGGMGIRYTGQTYSYDNSYKLSSFVLLDATLRYDLGRLSPSLKGSEVYVNAQNLLNRRYVASCSYTTWCWFGYGRQVFAGANYRW
- a CDS encoding FadR/GntR family transcriptional regulator codes for the protein MSAPPLNAASPRRARNLAEFVVNQLVEQIEASVLKPGDKLPTESQLMESMNVSRTVIREAISRLQAAKVIETRHGIGSFVLEPAAKSVGFNVAPGTTLRDVLHILELRISLETECAGLAAQRAQPDDLARMRAALDTLIATHSDEPASVEADLHFHIAVAQATGNRYFVDILTQLGTALIPRERIDSAGIAHEDPGIYLSTVNGEHESIYDAIARRDAESARAAMRMHLSNSRERLRRANATAMAVESHS
- a CDS encoding lactonase family protein, translated to MTLGFSQSAPARSRLKQWTRLAAALGAMATIWSMPAHASRTYVYVSNADSQDISAYELDEASGSLAPIQTLPLGGTAMPIARSPNRPHLYVALRSKPYRVVTLFANPLDGRLTEIGSAALPESMAYISTDASGRYLFGASYGGNMLSVNRIDASGIAAQTFQTVPTGPMAHSIRTSPDNRYAFASVLGADAWLRLKLDADAGTLANDAQPAYSLPPKSGPRHFIFSGDGRFVYLIDELDGKLHVLSFDSRTDRAKPIQSVSILPPDFGSGKPWGADVHQSLDGRFVYVSERTSSTLTGYRVDSRKGTLERIGTWPTEKQPRGFGIDPSGHYLLAAGQLSDHLSVYRIDAKTGTLSAVGRYPTGKNPNWVESVTFE